The DNA region atagtTTCAATGAAGGCTAAAGGAATCATGTCTAAAATTTTAAGGCagattttaccaaaaattcaaaacttagGTGGATGACTTTAGATTTCATTGCGCGTGTTTTTGAGCTATCTAGTAAAATACAGtttaattataacttttaagatttttttcgaTTCCATTTTTGAAATTGGACACAATACTCGAGTactattaagatttttttcgaTTCCATTTTTGAAATTGGACACAATACTCGAGTACTATCGAGTACTATCGTTGTTCCGTAAGTGAGCATCGCCACAGtacttttatgacgttatgataaaatgaagctttgtaggggtacgtataaataagaaataacattaaAGAAACATAGGTAATTTAAAGATTACAGAGATCACCAAGACGAGGAAACAACTTTATGAGAGGTCCTGTAACACAaaaagcggtgcagacaaattgaatagcGCGCGttagcggtgcagacaaattgaatagcGCGCGttagcggtgcagacaaattgaataccgcgcgttAGCGGTGCAGACAAAATAATTTGTCTGCGCTTGGTGTGTtacaggaccgacgacatccaaaaaataagcattcagtgtttatattttcatactgatgtctatttgtatgaaatattgtatcGCCGCGCTATAAGGCCATTATTTGCgctcttagtcagggatatgaaacagtCATATTAACATGCTAgtaagttaaatcaactatgcaagttgtAATAAGCAAGTACTTTTATTTACATGAACGTGATCTgctccaaaaaacttaacctcaTCTAGCATCTGAAAGCTTTGGCTTAGATTTAGCATCCAAGCCTGTGGAGTGCATCAGTGTCACAAGATGCATCATCTATCCGAATTTGGTAAAGATTAAGCCCACAATTACTATGATTCATCTATCAAAGGGCACCGGCtccaaaaaaaactttaatctgcTAAAAAAACCTTTCCCCTCATCCAGCacccgaaacctatggctcagattcagcattcaagtctATTAAATGcgtcagtatcataagatgcaacATCCAcgaaagtttggtgaagatagaaAATGGAATAACTCAGCTATGGTTATCAAAGTGcatctgctccaaaaactttaaacctccctaaaaaccttaacctccaccagcatctgaaattcatggtcccGTGCatattcagcatccaagtctttttAAGTTCACATCAAGTAAGTCCAGATgcactatgcaagtttggtgaagataggacaagtaatagtaATAACTTGGATACagaacctgctccaaaaactttaacgaAGTCTGGATGCCGATGCTGGGAGAATCTATTGAACCAATCTACATTTGTAATACTCCAaatatatatagcaaaattttgtgcatttttgatattttgagtACGGTTTACATATAAGACAGAAACTGGTATTACTTATCACATGTTACAATTTAAGCAAAATCGCTATTGCAGTATTTTTCTGCAGAAAATGACAActtcctatatatttctatagaAAATGTACCTGTATTATTATATCGCCCCTAAAAAGAACCGCAAGgtaaattttcttgaaacttcacaaatatattaaatttgatgtatattacatatggtttaaaaataaaaaagcttTCCTAAGgtagtttttatgcaaaaataacCCGACTTGGGTTACTTAATTTTACAAGTTGTCAGTGGTAAACTGGTTCACAGTGACTGATTTTTAGTCTATATAGAGTTGGTttaaagtaaatacatgtactggtataaaAGGCTTGACTTCTTGTGAAGAAGTATGGTTGACACTAAAACACTGGCTTACAATGGTGGCACATGTGTTACATAGTGTGTCAgtgtaaatcaaataaaactgtaaaaagttTGATGATTtggttttaataatttaattgatttacagATATACAATAAAGttttcatcatttaaaacaatttttgaaaagcaATTTTTGTTCATCAGATAAATGAACATATTTGTCAACATCTAATATTTAACACGGTACACACTtgcctttatacaaaaataaaaaaaatgtcaatactCTCAATATCATAAAGTATGTGTCCATGAACACATACACACTATCTGAGCTGGTAGCAAATCAAACAACATGAAAGCATGAGTGGAACACAATGTTATTGTTTGAATTCACCAGTCATCTTCATCACTGCTGTCTTCGTCATCTCTACCTTTGATGGTTTTGGATGTTTTACTGAACCCTAGGATTCCCCCCTTCTTTTTCTCCCCAAACTCTGGTGGGTTCACCAGGTCTCCCTGGTAGTTGATTGCCCCTGCACGTCCCAATCTCCATTCCATCATCTCCGTGGGGAAATCATCCACCCCGCCTAGCTCATcaaagcccactatatagtctGTTGTCTTGCCATCAATGGCAATACATAGTGTAGGTAAGACAACAATTCGGAGTCTCTCTACTAAAAACGGACATTTCTCTGCATTGATCTTCACGAACTTGGTCTCCACGTTCTTGGGTGCCAGAATTTCTAAGTGtttgtcaataattttacaCCTGAATGTACTATCCCTGTAAAAATGACACACAAGTTTCTTGCTTCTTTTGCTCTCCTCAAAGAAATCCTTTTCTGATgcaatttcataatatttaccATGACCCTTGGCCATCAGTTCTTGCTTCTGTTTCTGGGCATTCTTCATGGCATCTAGCCTCCTTTGGCGAAGTTTTTCGTAATCATCATCTTCCATACGGTCTAACTTTTCAATCTCTGCATCCAGTTGCTGTTCCACAACCCTTGTTGCTTCAAGAAGATGCTGTTCCAAGGCATTTTGtgccattttattttttcaaatcctaagattgaaaataatattttagtaatttgTCGAGTGTTGTCATACAAACTTATGTAGAACTGAAGAAGGCATAATCTGTTGTCAGATACATAAAtaacatattataattatatgttatttatgtctgaTCTGCTGTTGTCAATGAAAATTAAgacacattttaaatattagcAATACTGTACTGTAGCCTATATAGCAATCAATGTTTTGAACATTTGGAATAAGCCTATCTACAGCAGCGTACATTCATATCAGTGAAATATTGTTTGACAAATGACAGAGGAATTTCTGGTTATAACAATAGAAAATTGAAGAATTCGCCAAAACAgatttaaatgaatcaatagAGTGAATACACATTATTCATTCCATACCTTTTCCTGTTTGGCTTTTTTACAGAGTAtacgtaaaatattaatatgcGACCAACTGAGACACAAGAATTCGTTCCGTTATATTTCTTATCAAATGTCGGAATAAAAACTAATACGTCATTGGGCAATCACACACACTTCCGGGAAAATTGACTAATCAAAACTCACTTAACATACACACATATCTCGTGGCTACAATAAACAAAAGCACGTTGAAATGCGTCCAAACAAGAACATGTGTCTTCACTGTTGACACTGTTGTCAAGACAGTGACCTCTTTTATATGTAGAATACATGGCCGAGAAAAATCTAGAAAACGTTTgcgtagaaataaaaaaaaaaaatgctttgaaaaaaaatagtccGAAATACTTTACGTTTTCTCGATCTTGGCCTTTTATTAGTGTtaaacgattttgatattttactttccaggaaagtaaaatatcaaaaccgTTAACAAGGTTTAACAGTTATTACAGTGGCGTAGCTGCCGTTAGGCACTTAAGGCACGTGCCTACACATGATTTTaagacaaaaaattaaaaatgttaaaatgtcacatttaaaaaaaaaatataaaaaaaaagccaaagcaaatatctttctttttcCTATTTTAAAACTCTGATTGTTTGAGGTCACAAATATGTGACATCGATGATGCTAATTATTGCGCAGTCAATCCGGCAGTGAAAAACATGTCGGGCAATAGCAAGAACACTggatgaaatgtttaaaatcatattcatagaTCGAGGCATATTGCGATCTCAACTATCATTGACAAATTTGCGGCTAATAAAAATCGACGCCTTAAAATAACTTCGTGTAACATAATgtacgacttaaaaaaaaaaaacaaagcaatatatctgttttcttattattatcaaaatttaaagtaaCCATTACAACTGTTTTTGAATCATGACATTCAATTACAAAGTCTTAATGTTTTCCCTTTATCGCAAATCTTACACGGGTGTATTCGCTGCGAGTGATAAACTGATGCGTTGAGTGACGACACTATCGGGATTGCGAGTTGCAGTTATATAAACAAGCATTTTCATTGGCCGTTTTAGTACCCGCCCACCCATACCTGCTGACGTGGTATTTGTGTCGTTTCTGCAATTGACTAAGAGTTCTCACAATAATCGCATCTTCTTTTTTGgtgtaaacaattgtcaaaaACACGCTGTTAAAACAGGTTCAATCcccaattcatttttaaatataatacatactTCATCGAAAAATTCAGATCCTTTTAGCTGTTAAACGCATCAATTTAAGATGAagctatatttattttgttgtagcttattccaaagaattcacaacagatactgacaataaatattacatagcctatgttgcattttgttgaaatttgaCTGATTAATATGACACACTTAGAactacaagtgtgcatgtgttttcaaacaccaaaaaattgaattttacggCATGTAAACGTGTTCAATTTTGTGCTGATCTGTGATCAACATTATTTTGTAACTCACTTAGTctgtataaatattcattttattatatgtttttcGATATTCATCACACAATATTTACTTCTGATGTTGACACTGACACGCTAATCGACCTCGGATTGTATTATTCACGTGCAgatcgagtcgccattttacagttttcaatgtatataaacaaaccaCACGTCTTCATTTTGCGGAGCTGTtgacgatgtttcaaagatttcagtacatatttattgtaaataaaacagtgaAGACATATGCTGTAAACCGTCTaatggatttcacggcgtgtccACCCGTGGATCTACATTTTGCAACAAGTTTTTTATGAGGAAAAACAGTTCAACTCATGCGATTTTCCATATACAGTATATGGTTCATTATGAACGCTAacgtaaaatttatttgttcactaaacagtttctggcgattttttttcacaatgaacTGAATGACATTATTCGTAAGCGAAGTACAATCTTATTCTGTGACTGATAATCTATATGCGCCGATCCCTGCTTTTAGggaactttttctttttctcttcattaatattttacacatgtaCGTGAACATCTCCCCGTTTGTTATCAAATAACTCTGTACGTAAATTTTAACTTGCTAGTACAACTTTATGAGATGTTTTCTTTCTCCGGCATATCTTTCCACGTGTTAGCATCATGTTCTCAACATGCATTTGATAAATGGGCGGGTCCATATAAATGCACCAATCagaatctttatttcaaatcacaattgaaatacacaccgattagaaagtgtcatcactcaacGCAATGCTACATCGGTCGTAGCGAATACTTTCATGTAAGATTTGCGATAATAGTAAACTAAACTATAGAGACAGATAATAGCTTTAGTgtaagaagatgggtggataaggcgtgtaaaatatCTATGCACGGACGGAAAAGAtaccaaaaaatttaaatatcaataagtctgatattttaaaaaaaaaaatttaaaacaataaatatttaacatatcgtCGGTTTTTAAgctttaaatatgttcaatacttggaatatgttgactcaaacaggcgtatacgtatatCAAAACTTccaatagtgtcattttttttttacaacttcaaggtcttttttattataattatagtgAGTCtctgctccatatttttctcatactCATAGACTaattaaagttttatgaaaaaaacaaaccgatttcaatcaacaaaaacctggagagatgacccactaaacaataaaaataccattttgtatctcaacaattgaacgtttgaaaaaaataattcaagtccgtaaattcgtggccaaagttCAAGGCACGCgtaatatttaaacaatctaCTTTGTTGTGTATGAAATGGCTCAGaagttagagcaccagacattagctAACCTTCTATAAGTAGGGTTTTTATGTTGTGGGTTCGATTCCACCAAAATTTAAAGTAATATCGCTATCGCTtgttaaacataataaaaactgaatttatttagaaattgtgcttttgcaaacttgtattatgataaatttgaattgatttaattgataaaataaattcaaaattgtattttac from Crassostrea angulata isolate pt1a10 chromosome 7, ASM2561291v2, whole genome shotgun sequence includes:
- the LOC128155158 gene encoding thioredoxin domain-containing protein 9-like, whose protein sequence is MAQNALEQHLLEATRVVEQQLDAEIEKLDRMEDDDYEKLRQRRLDAMKNAQKQKQELMAKGHGKYYEIASEKDFFEESKRSKKLVCHFYRDSTFRCKIIDKHLEILAPKNVETKFVKINAEKCPFLVERLRIVVLPTLCIAIDGKTTDYIVGFDELGGVDDFPTEMMEWRLGRAGAINYQGDLVNPPEFGEKKKGGILGFSKTSKTIKGRDDEDSSDEDDW